A genomic segment from Terriglobales bacterium encodes:
- a CDS encoding cytochrome c produces the protein MKNLLLKSSLLILALSLVLPAFSLAADTGPDLFASKCASCHSKDGSGNTPMGKNLKLRDLGSADVQKASDKDLKETISKGKPPKMPAYGGKLSDTQIDDLVKFIRSLKK, from the coding sequence ATGAAGAATTTGCTGCTCAAGTCCTCGTTGCTGATTCTCGCCCTCAGCCTGGTGCTGCCGGCGTTTTCCTTGGCCGCCGACACCGGTCCCGACCTGTTTGCGTCCAAGTGCGCCTCCTGTCACAGCAAAGATGGTTCCGGCAACACGCCCATGGGAAAGAACCTGAAACTGCGCGATCTTGGCTCTGCTGATGTCCAGAAGGCTTCCGACAAGGACCTCAAAGAAACCATTAGCAAGGGCAAACCGCCCAAGATGCCCGCCTACGGCGGCAAGCTCAGCGATACTCAGATCGACGATCTGGTGAAGTTCATTCGCAGTCTGAAAAAGTAG
- the hemA gene encoding glutamyl-tRNA reductase produces MVIGVSFRTAPVAVRERFWISEPRRCDALAQLSRADAIDEVAVLATCNRTEFILWTRDPATASGSVLNFLTREYGLRLCEWKHFYRKIDEQALQHIFRVTSSLDSMVIGEPEIVAQVKAAWALAQQVGTTGRFLDAVFQKALTVSKRVRTETAVGSAVVSLPYAAVELAKQIFGSLQDRKVLLLGAGKMSETAARYLVKNGAKDVRVINRTFENAQELAQTLHGRALPFEERLNQLREADVVISSTSCPNLVLSREETEEVVQQRDGAPLLLVDIAVPRDIDPAVREVPGVFLYDIDELEQVTSKNQGERKSAAGDAEKIVNEEARQFRAKLAAERVVPTIVALRGRLDEICRQELDAFKQEAGPLSEKEIDMLETVAARITQRISNTLARELKDVPEKVEQDRMTQAVQRLFHLEMLAQAVAGTRN; encoded by the coding sequence ATGGTGATTGGCGTTAGCTTCCGGACGGCACCGGTGGCGGTACGCGAGCGATTCTGGATCAGCGAACCGCGCCGCTGCGACGCGCTGGCGCAGTTGTCCCGTGCCGACGCTATCGATGAAGTCGCGGTGCTGGCGACCTGCAACCGGACGGAATTCATCCTGTGGACGCGCGATCCGGCCACCGCTTCCGGATCCGTGCTCAACTTTTTGACCCGCGAGTACGGCCTGCGGCTGTGCGAGTGGAAGCACTTTTACCGCAAGATCGACGAGCAGGCGTTGCAACACATTTTCCGCGTCACTTCCAGCCTGGATTCGATGGTGATCGGCGAGCCGGAGATCGTGGCGCAGGTCAAGGCGGCGTGGGCGCTGGCACAGCAGGTGGGCACGACTGGCCGGTTCCTCGATGCCGTATTCCAGAAGGCGCTGACGGTTTCCAAGCGGGTGCGCACCGAAACCGCTGTCGGCAGCGCGGTCGTCTCCTTGCCGTACGCGGCGGTGGAGCTGGCGAAGCAGATTTTTGGATCGCTGCAAGACCGCAAGGTATTGCTGCTCGGCGCCGGCAAGATGAGCGAGACCGCGGCGCGCTACCTGGTGAAGAACGGCGCCAAGGACGTGCGGGTCATCAACCGCACCTTCGAGAATGCGCAAGAGCTGGCCCAGACGCTGCACGGACGTGCCCTCCCCTTTGAAGAGCGGTTGAACCAGTTGCGGGAAGCGGATGTGGTCATCAGTTCGACTTCGTGCCCCAACCTGGTCCTCAGCCGCGAAGAAACAGAAGAAGTTGTGCAGCAGCGCGATGGTGCGCCGTTGCTGCTGGTGGACATCGCGGTGCCGCGCGACATCGACCCGGCGGTGCGCGAAGTGCCAGGAGTGTTTTTGTACGACATCGACGAGCTGGAGCAGGTCACCAGCAAGAACCAAGGTGAGCGCAAGAGCGCGGCCGGCGATGCGGAAAAGATTGTAAACGAGGAAGCCAGGCAATTCCGCGCCAAGTTGGCGGCGGAGCGCGTGGTGCCGACGATTGTCGCCCTGCGTGGCAGGCTCGATGAAATCTGCCGGCAAGAGCTGGACGCATTCAAGCAGGAAGCGGGACCATTGAGCGAGAAAGAGATTGACATGCTGGAAACCGTGGCGGCACGGATCACGCAGCGGATTTCCAACACGCTGGCGCGGGAATTGAAAGATGTCCCGGAAAAGGTGGAGCAGGACCGCATGACGCAGGCGGTGCAGCGGCTGTTTCATCTGGAAATGCTGGCGCAGGCAGTGGCCGGAACCAGGAATTGA
- a CDS encoding tetratricopeptide repeat protein, which yields MSRSGNGNGKNEVVTVASWSTTQAYTLAVVCLLLGGALGYLLRGSEPGTVAPAQAAVQPAGNIGPAQIPGFGSVPGSGSSPELVDKAAQPMLETLKKNPKDTDTLAKVGNLYYDAQLYQQAIEYYQKALKITPANADVRVDMGTAMFYLGDAEKALAEFDKALSYKPNHPNALFNTGIVRWQGKKDTRGAITAWEKLLKTNPHYPERQKVEDLLTRAKEHAKG from the coding sequence ATGTCCAGAAGCGGAAACGGAAACGGCAAGAATGAAGTGGTGACGGTCGCGAGTTGGAGCACGACCCAGGCTTATACGCTGGCCGTGGTTTGCCTGTTGCTGGGGGGAGCGCTCGGCTACCTGCTGCGCGGCTCCGAGCCAGGAACGGTGGCGCCGGCACAGGCTGCGGTGCAGCCCGCCGGAAACATTGGCCCGGCGCAGATCCCCGGTTTCGGCAGCGTGCCCGGCAGCGGCAGCTCGCCCGAGTTGGTCGACAAAGCAGCGCAGCCGATGCTGGAAACGTTGAAGAAAAATCCCAAGGACACCGACACGTTGGCGAAGGTCGGCAACCTCTATTACGACGCGCAGCTTTACCAGCAGGCAATCGAGTATTACCAAAAGGCGCTGAAGATCACGCCTGCGAACGCCGATGTCCGGGTGGACATGGGCACGGCCATGTTCTACTTGGGCGACGCCGAAAAAGCCCTCGCCGAGTTCGACAAAGCGCTCTCTTACAAACCGAACCATCCCAACGCGCTGTTCAATACCGGGATCGTCAGGTGGCAGGGCAAGAAGGACACCCGGGGAGCGATCACGGCCTGGGAAAAGTTGCTGAAGACCAACCCACATTATCCGGAGCGTCAGAAGGTTGAGGACCTGCTCACGCGGGCCAAGGAACACGCAAAAGGTTAA
- the chrA gene encoding chromate efflux transporter codes for MPTEPVAKSKSRLREVVLVLLKIGVTAFGGPAAHIAMMEDECVNRRGWLTRERFLDFLGAVNLLPGPNSTEMAIYLGYVRGGWAGLVLGGVCFILPSAIFVTALAWIYVRFGALPQMDAVLHAVKPVIIAIIARALWRYSVTALKTGLLVGIAVAATLAGYFIPHPLWLLAAAALVSTAFEGARKPRQARAALLLLLPAAGASSPAGLASLFLYFLKVGTVLFGSGYVLFAFLRADLVERWHWVTNSQLVDAVAVGQITPGPISTAATFLGYILAGPMGALVATVAMFLPAFVYVAISEPLVRALRRSRLASAALDGVIAGSVALIAVVTIQLGRTSVVDAPTLLIFLASFAVLTWTRLNSAWLILAAGAIGLTLK; via the coding sequence ATGCCAACCGAACCGGTTGCGAAGTCGAAGTCCCGGCTTCGCGAGGTAGTCCTGGTGCTGCTCAAGATCGGAGTCACCGCTTTTGGCGGACCGGCGGCGCACATCGCGATGATGGAGGACGAGTGCGTCAATCGCCGTGGCTGGCTCACCCGCGAGCGTTTTCTCGATTTCCTGGGCGCCGTCAACCTGTTGCCGGGTCCGAATTCCACCGAAATGGCGATTTATCTCGGCTACGTGCGCGGCGGTTGGGCCGGGCTGGTGCTGGGTGGCGTCTGCTTCATTCTTCCGTCCGCGATTTTCGTCACCGCGCTCGCCTGGATTTATGTGCGTTTCGGGGCCCTGCCGCAGATGGATGCCGTGCTGCACGCGGTGAAGCCGGTGATCATCGCCATCATTGCGCGGGCGCTTTGGCGGTACTCCGTCACCGCGTTGAAGACCGGTCTGCTGGTGGGAATCGCGGTGGCGGCCACGCTCGCCGGATATTTCATTCCGCATCCGCTTTGGCTGCTCGCCGCAGCGGCGCTGGTTTCCACGGCATTCGAAGGGGCTCGGAAACCGCGGCAGGCGCGCGCCGCTCTGTTGCTGTTATTGCCGGCCGCCGGGGCCTCGTCGCCCGCCGGGCTGGCTTCGCTCTTTCTGTACTTCCTGAAGGTCGGAACCGTACTATTCGGCAGCGGATACGTGCTGTTTGCCTTTTTGCGCGCGGACCTTGTCGAGCGCTGGCACTGGGTAACGAACTCGCAGTTGGTTGACGCCGTTGCCGTCGGCCAGATCACTCCCGGTCCGATCTCCACCGCGGCCACTTTTCTAGGCTACATCCTGGCCGGGCCGATGGGCGCGCTGGTCGCTACGGTTGCCATGTTTCTGCCGGCTTTTGTGTACGTCGCGATCAGCGAACCGCTGGTGCGCGCGCTACGTCGCTCGCGCCTGGCAAGCGCCGCATTAGACGGAGTGATTGCGGGATCGGTGGCGCTGATCGCGGTGGTAACCATTCAGCTCGGGCGGACCTCGGTGGTCGACGCGCCGACCCTGCTGATTTTCCTGGCGAGCTTCGCGGTCCTGACCTGGACGCGTCTGAATTCGGCTTGGCTGATCCTGGCAGCGGGCGCGATCGGGTTGACGCTGAAGTAG
- a CDS encoding cytochrome c biogenesis protein ResB produces the protein MASSFGNRLFQTLASVRTGIILLIILGVVAAAGTLILQRPMTDADQMARAYSPGTLHWLDRSGLTDVYHTWWFALLMAALGISIIFASINRFPKAWRLLAHPYRQAEPHFRAVLPTQRTLAIGDAEHATAAVERAFRKAGLRPRRVTQNNQTSIYAEKNLWSVLSVYVVHASLLLILTGGIVDAFFGYKGYLMLTPGQSTTKLEQTNGITRPLPFTLRCDGTGQENYPDGTPRKWWSKLTVLEDGRETLRKEIVVNDPLVTHGIRFYQAGYGMTGDVESVLLNVTRGADTRQITLRSYQAAQVDADTTVSLAEFIPDYVMREGQIYTRSKDPVNPALRLEITDRARQAKSEVWLFPATRQQTGNSPLKFEFADLQMAAFTGLQVSHEPGQWLVWAGCLLMALGLVMAFYLVHQRFWAMAIETKNGPALWIGTAADKNREHFVEGFNRLIDDIRAELVNESGEATIPAAKTLVRA, from the coding sequence ATGGCGTCAAGCTTTGGCAACCGGCTGTTTCAAACACTTGCCTCCGTCAGGACGGGAATCATTCTTCTTATCATCCTGGGCGTGGTAGCCGCGGCGGGGACACTGATCCTGCAGCGACCCATGACCGACGCCGACCAGATGGCTCGCGCCTACTCGCCCGGCACCCTGCACTGGCTCGATCGCAGCGGACTGACGGACGTGTATCACACCTGGTGGTTCGCGCTGTTGATGGCGGCGCTGGGCATCAGCATCATCTTTGCCTCGATCAATCGTTTTCCCAAGGCCTGGCGGCTGTTGGCGCACCCGTATCGGCAAGCCGAGCCCCATTTTCGCGCCGTGCTCCCCACGCAACGCACCCTCGCGATCGGCGACGCCGAGCACGCAACCGCCGCGGTGGAGCGTGCTTTCCGCAAAGCCGGCCTGCGTCCGCGGCGCGTGACCCAGAACAATCAAACATCAATTTATGCGGAGAAGAATTTGTGGTCCGTGCTCTCCGTGTACGTTGTCCATGCCAGCCTGCTGCTGATTCTGACGGGCGGCATCGTGGACGCCTTTTTCGGATACAAGGGCTACCTGATGCTGACCCCCGGCCAGAGCACAACCAAGCTGGAGCAGACCAACGGCATCACGCGCCCGCTGCCGTTCACCCTGCGCTGCGACGGCACCGGCCAGGAGAATTATCCCGACGGTACGCCCCGGAAGTGGTGGTCGAAGCTGACCGTGCTCGAGGACGGTCGGGAGACCCTGCGCAAAGAGATCGTCGTTAACGATCCCCTGGTCACGCACGGCATTCGCTTTTACCAGGCCGGCTACGGCATGACCGGGGACGTCGAATCGGTGCTGCTCAACGTCACACGCGGAGCGGACACCCGGCAAATTACACTGCGCAGCTACCAGGCCGCGCAAGTGGACGCCGACACGACGGTCTCGCTCGCCGAATTCATTCCCGACTACGTCATGCGCGAAGGTCAGATCTATACGCGCTCCAAGGATCCGGTCAATCCGGCGCTGCGCCTGGAGATTACCGACCGGGCCCGGCAGGCGAAAAGCGAAGTCTGGCTCTTCCCGGCGACGCGGCAACAGACGGGAAATTCGCCGTTGAAATTCGAATTTGCCGACCTGCAGATGGCCGCCTTCACCGGCCTGCAGGTCTCGCACGAGCCCGGCCAGTGGCTGGTTTGGGCCGGATGCCTGCTGATGGCGCTCGGCCTGGTGATGGCGTTTTACCTGGTGCACCAGCGCTTCTGGGCTATGGCAATCGAGACCAAGAACGGACCGGCGCTGTGGATCGGCACCGCCGCCGACAAGAACCGGGAGCACTTCGTGGAAGGGTTTAACCGCTTGATCGATGACATCCGCGCTGAACTGGTCAACGAGAGCGGCGAGGCGACCATTCCCGCCGCCAAGACCTTGGTTCGGGCGTAG
- the ccsB gene encoding c-type cytochrome biogenesis protein CcsB encodes MSRATERIEEHPGMQSSYGLLVAVALVVAFLTFIAFLNVVKQGNLLNESNLLYLSLIFYGGASALYIGFGVTGVDRYVKFASIATTIGFAANTFAAGHRWYAAGHPPFANIYEMLLSFVWTIAALTLVAERKYKVKVIGTVTMPLAVTGVILMQLLPSAVRPLVPALQSTWLHVHVTLAMLAYAACALSFALAMMFLIKDQMKTETFLAVTSGMVTAIYLGIMTRFEKWGGLAVAAWDAQNKEEISIQRGVKLMVTIPDLGWVFLLVLLASAAPLAIYAIAKWRKQENFLTVANRALFISIALQVIALAGFLLRARNGAYASPDAEGQLFPTALAASPFILSGLVTGIFASFLYLMLHWRREDLERLLPSADGLDSITYKTIGIAFPLLTAMIAAGAYWANRTWGSYWSWDPKETWAAITWLVYAGYLHMRITRGWRGRRAAYFAILGFAVVMFTFFGVTYLLPGLHAYA; translated from the coding sequence ATGTCGCGTGCAACGGAAAGAATTGAAGAGCATCCGGGAATGCAGTCGAGTTACGGCCTGCTGGTCGCGGTCGCGTTGGTAGTCGCCTTCCTGACGTTCATCGCGTTTCTGAACGTCGTGAAACAGGGCAACCTGCTAAACGAAAGCAACCTGCTTTACCTTTCGCTGATCTTTTATGGCGGCGCGTCGGCGCTCTACATCGGCTTCGGCGTGACCGGCGTGGACCGCTATGTCAAGTTTGCGTCCATCGCCACCACGATCGGTTTCGCCGCCAACACCTTTGCCGCTGGACACCGCTGGTATGCCGCCGGGCATCCACCGTTCGCCAATATCTACGAGATGCTGCTGAGCTTTGTGTGGACGATAGCCGCGCTCACCCTGGTGGCCGAGCGCAAGTACAAGGTAAAAGTGATCGGCACCGTGACCATGCCGCTGGCGGTCACCGGCGTCATCCTAATGCAGCTTCTGCCTTCGGCGGTGCGCCCGCTGGTGCCGGCTCTGCAATCTACCTGGCTGCACGTGCACGTCACGCTCGCCATGCTTGCCTACGCCGCCTGCGCCCTCAGTTTCGCACTGGCCATGATGTTCCTCATCAAAGACCAGATGAAGACCGAGACGTTCCTTGCCGTTACCAGCGGCATGGTTACCGCCATTTATCTCGGCATCATGACGCGCTTCGAGAAATGGGGTGGGCTGGCGGTGGCGGCCTGGGACGCGCAAAATAAAGAGGAGATCAGCATCCAGCGCGGCGTCAAGTTGATGGTCACCATCCCCGACCTGGGCTGGGTGTTCCTGCTGGTGCTGCTGGCGTCGGCGGCGCCGCTCGCCATCTACGCCATCGCCAAATGGAGGAAGCAGGAGAACTTCCTCACCGTCGCCAACCGCGCCCTGTTCATCAGCATCGCGCTGCAGGTCATTGCCCTGGCCGGCTTCCTTCTGCGCGCGCGGAACGGCGCCTACGCTTCGCCAGACGCGGAAGGACAATTGTTCCCCACCGCTCTGGCCGCCAGCCCGTTCATTCTTTCCGGCCTCGTGACCGGCATCTTCGCTTCCTTCCTGTACCTGATGCTGCACTGGCGGCGCGAAGACCTGGAGCGCCTGCTGCCCAGCGCCGACGGACTGGATAGCATCACGTACAAAACTATCGGCATCGCGTTTCCTCTGCTCACCGCCATGATCGCCGCCGGCGCCTATTGGGCGAACCGCACCTGGGGTTCCTACTGGAGCTGGGACCCGAAGGAAACCTGGGCGGCCATTACCTGGCTGGTTTACGCCGGCTACTTGCACATGCGCATCACGCGCGGATGGCGCGGACGCCGGGCAGCTTACTTCGCGATTCTCGGCTTCGCCGTGGTGATGTTCACTTTCTTTGGCGTCACTTACCTGCTGCCGGGATTGCACGCGTATGCATGA
- a CDS encoding ATP-binding protein has product MPVLAVLLNGLLLFILATLSLESGERRSVLVVATVGAIAICAVLVLTLSIVFSRPMIELQEKIQRVRDGDLEAKVNFADRSDDIGQLGRNFNQMVEQLRESRAEIERLHNTQMSRAEHLATLGELAAGLAHEIRNPLAGIAGVMDIISRDLPEKSPAREVVKDVRQEVMRVNRIVSDLLETARPKPPDYRAADLNATAEHAVIFARQQTLSRAIKVELQKSDGQLLVEHDPGQIHQVLLNLMLNGIQAMDAGGPGQVEVTIAQRDGRAVVSVSDTGKGIQPEHLPNIFRPFYTTKGHGTGLGLSLARRIVEDHGGKIKVTSEVGKGTTFEVHLPMKRA; this is encoded by the coding sequence TTGCCCGTCCTGGCCGTGTTGTTGAACGGCCTGCTGCTGTTCATCCTGGCGACGCTTTCCCTGGAATCCGGCGAGCGGCGCAGCGTGCTGGTGGTGGCCACCGTGGGCGCCATCGCCATCTGCGCCGTGCTGGTGCTGACGCTCAGCATCGTCTTCAGCCGGCCGATGATCGAATTGCAGGAGAAGATCCAGCGCGTGCGCGATGGCGACCTGGAGGCCAAAGTCAACTTCGCCGACCGCAGCGACGACATCGGCCAACTGGGGCGAAATTTCAACCAAATGGTGGAGCAGTTGCGCGAGTCGCGCGCGGAGATCGAGCGCCTGCACAACACCCAGATGTCGCGCGCCGAGCACCTTGCCACCCTGGGCGAACTGGCCGCGGGACTGGCGCACGAGATTCGCAACCCGCTCGCCGGAATCGCCGGAGTCATGGACATCATCAGCCGCGACTTGCCGGAGAAAAGTCCCGCGCGGGAGGTCGTGAAAGACGTCCGCCAGGAAGTGATGCGCGTGAACCGCATCGTCAGCGACCTGCTGGAAACCGCGCGTCCCAAGCCGCCCGACTATCGCGCCGCCGACCTTAACGCCACCGCCGAGCACGCCGTTATCTTCGCGCGCCAACAGACGCTGTCGCGGGCCATCAAGGTGGAGCTGCAAAAGAGCGACGGGCAATTGCTGGTCGAGCACGATCCCGGTCAGATTCACCAGGTGCTGCTCAACCTGATGCTCAACGGCATCCAGGCCATGGATGCCGGCGGTCCGGGGCAGGTGGAGGTAACCATCGCGCAACGCGACGGGCGGGCCGTAGTTAGCGTGAGCGATACCGGCAAGGGTATCCAGCCCGAGCACCTGCCCAACATCTTCCGTCCTTTTTATACGACCAAGGGCCATGGCACCGGACTGGGACTGTCACTGGCGCGGCGCATCGTCGAAGACCACGGCGGGAAGATCAAGGTGACCAGCGAGGTCGGCAAGGGAACAACGTTTGAAGTGCATTTGCCGATGAAGCGGGCGTAA
- a CDS encoding sigma-54 dependent transcriptional regulator yields the protein MPRDKVLIVDDEKLVRWSLRQKCEEWGMQAVEAENGQTALKVAHAESPDLVLLDVRLPDIGGLEVLQQLKQNGDARAVIMITADPQLDDVKAALKLGAYDFVGKPIDFDELAVTTKNALEATKLKTEVEELRGAMRRRTGYHEVVSVSSKMTELMGFVRKVASSEATTILIQGESGTGKDLIAKAIHYESVRRDKPFVPINCSAIPEMLMEAELFGHERGAFTDAKTMKKGLFEVADGGTLFLDEIGELSPLLQAKLLRVLEDQVVRRVGGIKDMQVDVRVIAASNRDLEKAVREGQFRQDLYYRLAIISIFLPPLRERKDDILPMVEFFVERYNRKFKKAIRGITEETRKLLLSHEWPGNVRELKNAIERAMILEEADKLQPAYLPFSVGRGQTGMTAFQSAAGESGPQLGNGRSLPRLSIPEGGTSLEEVERALVEMAMRQANNNQTHAARLLDISRDALRYKLKKFGLVHGEESETEAEVS from the coding sequence ATGCCCCGCGACAAGGTGCTCATCGTCGACGACGAGAAGCTGGTGCGCTGGTCGCTGCGACAGAAATGCGAGGAGTGGGGAATGCAGGCGGTGGAGGCCGAAAACGGCCAGACCGCCCTCAAGGTCGCCCACGCCGAGTCGCCCGACCTGGTGCTGCTCGACGTGCGTCTGCCCGATATCGGCGGGCTGGAAGTCCTGCAGCAGCTGAAGCAGAATGGCGACGCCCGCGCCGTCATCATGATTACCGCCGATCCGCAGCTGGACGACGTCAAGGCGGCGTTGAAGCTGGGCGCTTACGACTTTGTCGGCAAGCCGATTGATTTCGACGAACTCGCCGTCACCACCAAGAATGCGCTGGAAGCCACCAAGCTCAAGACCGAGGTCGAAGAACTGCGTGGGGCGATGCGCCGGCGCACCGGCTATCACGAAGTGGTCAGCGTCTCCAGCAAGATGACCGAGCTGATGGGCTTTGTGCGCAAGGTCGCATCGAGTGAAGCCACCACCATCCTGATCCAGGGCGAGAGCGGCACCGGCAAGGACCTGATCGCCAAGGCGATTCACTACGAGAGCGTCCGCCGCGACAAACCCTTCGTTCCCATCAACTGCTCGGCCATCCCGGAAATGCTGATGGAAGCCGAGCTGTTCGGGCACGAGCGCGGCGCCTTTACCGACGCCAAGACGATGAAGAAGGGTCTGTTCGAGGTCGCCGATGGCGGCACCCTCTTCCTCGACGAGATTGGCGAGCTGTCGCCGCTGCTGCAGGCCAAATTGCTGCGCGTGCTGGAAGACCAGGTGGTCCGGCGTGTCGGCGGCATTAAAGACATGCAGGTGGACGTGCGCGTGATCGCGGCCAGCAACCGCGACCTGGAAAAGGCGGTCCGCGAAGGGCAGTTCCGGCAGGATTTGTACTACCGGCTGGCGATTATTTCCATCTTCCTGCCCCCGCTGCGCGAGCGCAAGGACGACATTCTTCCCATGGTCGAGTTCTTCGTCGAGCGCTACAACCGCAAGTTCAAGAAGGCGATTCGCGGCATCACCGAGGAAACGCGCAAGCTGCTGCTCAGCCACGAGTGGCCGGGAAACGTCCGCGAGCTGAAAAACGCCATCGAGCGGGCCATGATCCTGGAAGAGGCGGACAAGCTGCAACCCGCGTATCTGCCGTTCTCGGTCGGACGCGGGCAGACGGGCATGACCGCGTTCCAGTCGGCCGCGGGCGAGAGCGGTCCGCAGCTGGGCAACGGCCGCAGCCTGCCGCGGCTTTCGATTCCGGAAGGCGGGACCTCGCTGGAAGAAGTGGAGCGCGCGCTGGTGGAGATGGCCATGCGGCAGGCCAACAACAATCAGACCCACGCTGCCCGCCTGCTCGACATCAGCCGCGACGCGCTGCGCTACAAGCTGAAAAAGTTCGGCCTCGTGCACGGCGAGGAGAGCGAAACCGAAGCGGAAGTCTCATGA
- a CDS encoding PilZ domain-containing protein: MAVLATVEQRAMPRIFYRDLKITYNGCAEWVDTRSPDLSAKGMFINTPRMFPRGAQLTLQFELLRAGVLVRTVGEVRYCLVGLGIGVEFIHLPEYARAAIEMELEEMKKQEAS; encoded by the coding sequence ATGGCAGTTTTGGCGACGGTCGAACAGCGGGCAATGCCGCGCATTTTCTATCGTGACTTGAAAATCACCTACAACGGTTGCGCTGAGTGGGTGGATACGCGATCGCCTGACCTTTCTGCAAAGGGAATGTTCATCAACACCCCCCGGATGTTTCCTCGCGGCGCCCAGCTCACGCTGCAGTTCGAACTGCTGCGAGCGGGCGTGTTGGTGCGCACGGTGGGAGAGGTTCGCTACTGTCTGGTAGGTCTCGGCATCGGAGTGGAATTCATCCACCTTCCCGAGTACGCCCGCGCCGCCATCGAGATGGAACTGGAGGAAATGAAAAAGCAGGAAGCAAGCTGA
- a CDS encoding PilZ domain-containing protein: MAANMGRRQYKRCRIALPVTLTGLDANGNRFRQTATTVDIGVNGLRLSGVRCLRAVGEPVQVEYKGRRARYRVAWIGAMGTCWDGLVGLEGVEGARVLFAEHLPAMFPLPDVDRDHYVVPPSPLQAAFNIDHAALERREMQRREVERRRHPRFNCAGTVQMRETGSEVAIAGRINELSLGGCYVEMMSPLRTGTAMRLDLAVGGRNVQLEGIVRTSQPTFGMGVEFSRMAPSEADKLHAVLAELNGEAVEPAPQPAALETPPAKTVSAEEIGEAVLRWFGAHDALTREEFLKLTRKLALADQELTRA; this comes from the coding sequence TTGGCGGCCAACATGGGCAGGCGGCAATACAAGAGGTGTCGCATCGCGCTCCCGGTAACGCTTACCGGCCTTGACGCCAACGGCAACCGCTTCCGGCAAACTGCGACCACCGTCGACATCGGCGTCAACGGCTTGCGCCTCAGCGGCGTGCGCTGCTTACGCGCTGTCGGCGAGCCGGTGCAGGTGGAATACAAAGGCCGCCGCGCGCGCTACCGCGTCGCCTGGATCGGCGCCATGGGCACGTGCTGGGATGGACTGGTGGGTCTGGAGGGAGTGGAAGGCGCCCGCGTGTTGTTCGCCGAACATCTTCCCGCCATGTTTCCCCTTCCCGACGTCGATCGGGATCACTACGTCGTTCCGCCGTCGCCGCTTCAGGCCGCCTTCAACATCGACCATGCCGCCCTCGAACGTCGCGAGATGCAGCGCCGGGAAGTGGAGCGCCGTCGTCATCCGCGCTTTAACTGCGCCGGGACCGTCCAAATGCGGGAGACCGGCAGCGAGGTCGCGATTGCCGGCCGCATTAACGAGCTCAGCCTTGGCGGCTGCTACGTCGAGATGATGTCCCCCCTGCGCACCGGGACCGCCATGCGCCTTGACTTGGCCGTCGGAGGACGTAACGTCCAATTGGAAGGCATCGTGCGCACCTCGCAACCCACTTTCGGCATGGGCGTGGAGTTCAGCAGGATGGCGCCGTCGGAAGCCGACAAGCTGCACGCGGTGCTGGCCGAGTTGAACGGCGAAGCGGTCGAACCCGCGCCGCAACCCGCAGCGCTCGAAACGCCGCCAGCGAAAACGGTATCGGCGGAGGAAATTGGCGAGGCGGTGCTGCGCTGGTTCGGCGCCCATGACGCGCTCACCCGAGAGGAATTCCTGAAATTAACCAGAAAACTGGCGCTCGCGGACCAGGAACTCACGCGCGCCTGA